One genomic segment of Paenibacillus sp. FSL H8-0332 includes these proteins:
- a CDS encoding helix-turn-helix domain-containing protein, protein MEQLLLHLRNLGFTEMESKIMVELATKGQASGYEVAKQLGVSRSNVYAALQRLTQQGYVRCGEGEPARYSVLDPEELATMISGRVQASLAYMESEMPRGGPVSPSFYNVEGDRNVIGELVRQLNLAAQEIVVDVWREEASLLRSELEQAEKRGVKLLWAFDGGDAVPAPFPVWPPLPGKPERSGGRKFSFVVDRSWCMLGMRYEDGSAQAVVTEHPVLVELLLKSFTQEMVLFELEEDMGPELQRRYGERYSRIYSKYVLHDQEESGEEPEE, encoded by the coding sequence ATGGAACAGTTGCTACTGCATCTGCGCAATTTGGGTTTCACAGAGATGGAATCCAAAATTATGGTTGAGCTGGCCACCAAGGGCCAGGCTTCGGGCTACGAAGTAGCAAAGCAGCTAGGAGTATCAAGATCGAACGTATACGCGGCGCTTCAGCGCCTGACCCAGCAAGGCTACGTGCGCTGCGGAGAAGGGGAGCCGGCACGCTACAGTGTGCTGGACCCGGAAGAGCTGGCCACGATGATTTCCGGCCGGGTGCAGGCCTCGCTTGCGTATATGGAGAGTGAAATGCCGCGTGGAGGTCCGGTCAGCCCCTCCTTCTACAACGTGGAGGGTGACCGGAATGTAATTGGAGAGCTGGTCCGCCAGCTGAATCTTGCCGCTCAGGAGATTGTAGTGGATGTGTGGCGGGAGGAAGCCTCGCTGCTGCGCAGTGAGCTTGAGCAGGCGGAGAAGCGCGGAGTGAAGCTGCTCTGGGCCTTTGACGGCGGTGACGCTGTACCGGCACCTTTTCCGGTGTGGCCGCCCCTGCCGGGCAAGCCGGAACGCAGCGGAGGCCGGAAGTTCTCCTTCGTGGTGGACCGGAGCTGGTGCATGCTCGGCATGCGCTATGAGGACGGGAGCGCCCAGGCCGTGGTTACCGAGCATCCGGTGCTGGTGGAGCTGCTGCTCAAATCTTTTACACAGGAAATGGTGTTGTTCGAGCTGGAGGAAGATATGGGTCCCGAACTGCAGCGACGCTACGGGGAGCGCTATAGCCGGATCTACAGCAAATATGTGCTGCATGATCAGGAGGAATCCGGGGAAGAGCCGGAGGAATAG
- a CDS encoding diacylglycerol kinase family protein, which produces MYLFIINSRSGGGAGLRTWHTIQALLEKRAAAYEALFTQSADSAESQVLHALARREDWRAAIVVGGDGTIHSVLGALRRRGVPLGVIPAGSGNDTARGFSIPLAPEAALDHALQERCIEADLLNAAGVLTLTAVASGFDAQVAVNVNASRYKRLCNAIGAGRLAYIIGVLHTLMTFKPCRVSVTCDGKEQAYGQAWLVSVCNLPSYGGGLLICPQAESGDGLLDVCVVHGVSRGQLLRLFPTVVKGRHTKLPYVTMLRGRSVAVHFAQPRHAIGDGEALGTAPLAVACEPGALRVLSPLAAASAVDAGAAGSCRAGG; this is translated from the coding sequence ATGTATTTGTTCATCATAAATTCCCGCTCCGGCGGCGGAGCAGGGCTGCGGACCTGGCACACCATCCAGGCCTTGCTTGAGAAGCGTGCAGCTGCGTATGAAGCGCTATTCACACAGAGCGCTGACAGCGCAGAGAGCCAGGTGCTGCACGCGCTTGCCCGCCGCGAGGACTGGCGCGCCGCCATCGTTGTCGGCGGCGACGGCACGATCCACAGTGTGCTGGGCGCACTGCGGCGCAGAGGGGTCCCGCTGGGAGTCATCCCGGCGGGTTCGGGCAATGACACCGCGCGCGGGTTCAGCATCCCGCTCGCGCCTGAGGCAGCGCTGGATCACGCGCTGCAGGAGCGCTGCATCGAAGCCGATCTGCTTAACGCGGCAGGTGTTCTCACCCTGACCGCAGTGGCCAGCGGCTTCGACGCGCAGGTGGCCGTCAATGTGAACGCCAGCCGCTACAAGCGGCTGTGCAACGCCATTGGCGCCGGGCGCCTAGCCTATATCATCGGCGTGCTGCATACGCTGATGACCTTCAAGCCCTGCCGCGTCAGCGTGACCTGCGACGGTAAGGAGCAGGCCTATGGCCAGGCGTGGCTGGTCTCGGTCTGCAACCTGCCCAGCTACGGCGGCGGGCTATTGATCTGTCCGCAGGCGGAATCAGGCGACGGCCTGCTTGACGTCTGCGTCGTGCACGGGGTCAGCCGCGGGCAACTGCTGCGGCTGTTCCCGACGGTGGTGAAGGGCAGGCACACGAAGCTGCCCTATGTCACTATGCTGCGCGGACGCAGCGTAGCCGTCCACTTCGCGCAGCCTCGCCACGCCATCGGCGACGGCGAAGCGCTCGGCACGGCGCCGCTGGCCGTGGCTTGCGAGCCGGGCGCGCTGCGCGTGCTCTCGCCGCTGGCGGCAGCCTCGGCGGTGGATGCCGGCGCCGCGGGGTCCTGCCGCGCGGGCGGCTAG
- the coxB gene encoding cytochrome c oxidase subunit II, with the protein MMKTWQAGKRLLPMTAALGLLLAGCGREDLSVLRPQGPVAESSYGLMKLSIAIMIVVLLIVFSIAAYVWIRFRRKKDQDEIPKQVEGSFKLEVLWTVIPLILVIVLAIPTVKVVFAAGNDHSDDKDAIKVKVTGHQYWWEFEYTDYGITTAQDLIIPTGKHIAFELSTKDVLHSFWVPSLAGKMDTNPDGTVNRFSFSAPNEGVYRGKCAELCGPSHGFMEFKVKSVSGEAFDNWVASMKAPESVMPEDPVLAEKFKSQCLSCHAIGSMPASPVAPSLTGIGSRESVAGILLNDDTREDGAPILENLKTWLHDPQSVKPGNKMPNPKDMGLSDEEIDGIAEYLAGYTLD; encoded by the coding sequence ATGATGAAAACGTGGCAGGCTGGTAAGCGGCTTCTTCCCATGACGGCAGCGCTTGGACTCCTTCTGGCCGGATGCGGGCGGGAGGACTTGTCGGTACTCAGACCGCAGGGACCCGTAGCGGAAAGCTCTTACGGACTGATGAAGCTGTCGATCGCAATCATGATTGTGGTGCTGCTGATCGTCTTCTCTATTGCGGCTTATGTATGGATTCGCTTCCGCCGGAAGAAGGATCAGGATGAGATTCCGAAGCAGGTGGAGGGCAGCTTCAAGCTGGAGGTGCTGTGGACGGTCATCCCGCTTATCCTCGTCATTGTGCTGGCGATTCCCACGGTGAAGGTGGTGTTCGCTGCCGGCAATGATCATTCGGATGACAAGGACGCGATCAAGGTCAAGGTGACCGGCCACCAATACTGGTGGGAGTTCGAATATACGGATTACGGAATAACGACTGCGCAGGATCTGATTATTCCTACAGGCAAGCACATCGCCTTCGAGCTGAGCACCAAGGATGTGCTGCATTCCTTCTGGGTACCCTCGCTGGCCGGGAAAATGGATACTAACCCCGACGGCACGGTGAACCGCTTCAGCTTCAGTGCGCCGAATGAAGGCGTTTACCGTGGAAAATGTGCGGAGCTGTGCGGCCCTTCCCACGGGTTCATGGAGTTTAAGGTGAAGTCGGTCAGTGGTGAGGCCTTTGACAACTGGGTGGCTTCGATGAAGGCACCGGAGTCTGTGATGCCGGAAGACCCGGTACTGGCTGAGAAGTTCAAGTCCCAGTGCCTGAGCTGCCATGCGATTGGCAGCATGCCTGCATCACCGGTGGCTCCCAGTCTGACCGGAATCGGCTCGCGTGAATCGGTTGCCGGGATTCTGCTTAATGATGACACCCGTGAAGACGGGGCGCCGATTCTGGAGAATCTGAAGACTTGGCTGCATGATCCGCAGAGTGTGAAGCCCGGCAACAAGATGCCGAACCCGAAGGATATGGGCTTAAGTGATGAAGAGATCGACGGCATTGCCGAATATCTGGCCGGTTATACGCTGGACTAG
- the ctaD gene encoding cytochrome c oxidase subunit I: MDWITTVDHKKIAILYLWAGGLFFGIGGIEAILIRIQLIKPMNTFLDAQTFNELITMHGTTMIFLGVMPVIFALMNAVIPLQIGARDVAFPFLNSLGFWTFLFGGLLLNLSWVMGGAPDAGWTAYTPLSGKGYSPSHGVDFYTIGLQIAGLGTLIGGINFLATIITMRAPGMSFMRMPMFAWATFITSAIILFAFPAVTVGLVLLTFDRILDANFFNVDGGGNPVLWQHIFWIFGHPEVYILILPAFGIISEVIPTFSRKRLFGYSSMVFATILIAFLGFMVWAHHMFTTGLGPVANALFSVSTMLIAVPTGIKIFNWLFTMWGGQVRFTTPNLFAAGFIPTFTMGGVTGVMLASAPADFQFHDTYFVVAHFHYVIVGGLVLGLFAGLHYWWPKMFGRMLSESLGKWTFWTFIIGFHLTFFVQHFLGLMGMQRRVFTYLPNQQFDTLNLVSTVGAFLMGVGMIIFLVNVFLTSRRPADAPEDPWEDGRTLEWTIPSPPPEYNFKQTPLVRGLDAFWKEKMAGHKAMTPAEPIGPIHMPSATILPFLMSVGIFIAGLGFMFSRDEFSSSMMSFLFNNYIVTALGLLITFGSMLMRSLFDDHGWHIEPEELEGGEQR, from the coding sequence ATGGACTGGATTACCACCGTCGACCACAAAAAAATAGCCATTCTGTATCTATGGGCCGGCGGCCTCTTCTTCGGCATAGGGGGCATTGAGGCGATCCTGATCCGTATTCAGCTGATCAAGCCGATGAATACCTTCCTGGACGCTCAGACCTTCAACGAGCTGATTACCATGCACGGCACGACCATGATCTTTCTTGGAGTCATGCCGGTTATTTTTGCGCTGATGAATGCGGTAATTCCGCTGCAGATCGGCGCGCGGGATGTCGCCTTTCCTTTTCTCAACTCGCTGGGCTTCTGGACCTTCCTGTTCGGCGGTCTCCTGCTTAACCTGAGCTGGGTGATGGGCGGTGCGCCTGATGCAGGCTGGACCGCATATACCCCACTCTCCGGTAAGGGATACAGTCCCTCGCACGGAGTGGATTTTTATACGATAGGGCTACAGATTGCCGGTCTCGGCACACTCATTGGCGGGATTAACTTCCTGGCTACCATCATTACGATGCGTGCGCCGGGGATGTCCTTCATGCGGATGCCGATGTTCGCCTGGGCTACCTTCATTACCTCAGCCATTATTCTGTTTGCATTCCCTGCGGTTACCGTAGGACTTGTCCTGCTTACCTTCGACCGGATACTGGACGCCAATTTCTTCAATGTTGACGGTGGGGGCAATCCCGTACTGTGGCAGCATATCTTCTGGATCTTCGGCCATCCCGAAGTGTACATTCTGATTCTCCCGGCCTTCGGCATCATCTCCGAGGTCATTCCGACCTTCTCGCGCAAGCGGCTGTTCGGTTACAGCTCCATGGTCTTCGCCACGATTCTGATCGCCTTCCTGGGCTTCATGGTCTGGGCGCATCATATGTTCACCACCGGCCTCGGTCCGGTAGCGAACGCCTTGTTCTCCGTCTCTACCATGCTGATTGCCGTGCCGACCGGGATCAAGATCTTCAACTGGCTGTTCACCATGTGGGGCGGACAGGTGCGCTTCACGACCCCGAATCTGTTCGCGGCCGGGTTCATTCCCACCTTCACGATGGGCGGGGTAACCGGGGTGATGCTGGCCTCCGCGCCGGCGGACTTCCAGTTCCATGATACGTACTTCGTGGTAGCGCATTTCCACTACGTCATTGTCGGCGGTCTGGTGCTCGGGCTGTTCGCCGGGCTGCACTACTGGTGGCCGAAGATGTTCGGGCGGATGCTCAGCGAGTCCTTGGGCAAGTGGACCTTCTGGACCTTCATTATCGGGTTCCACTTAACGTTCTTCGTGCAGCATTTCCTGGGACTGATGGGAATGCAGCGGCGCGTATTCACCTATTTGCCGAACCAGCAGTTCGATACGCTCAACCTGGTCAGTACAGTGGGGGCGTTCCTGATGGGAGTGGGCATGATTATCTTCCTGGTAAATGTATTCTTGACCTCCAGACGGCCAGCGGATGCGCCGGAAGACCCGTGGGAAGACGGGCGTACCCTGGAATGGACGATACCTTCGCCGCCGCCGGAATATAACTTCAAGCAGACGCCGCTGGTGCGTGGCTTGGATGCTTTCTGGAAAGAGAAAATGGCCGGACATAAGGCCATGACTCCTGCGGAGCCGATAGGCCCGATTCATATGCCGTCGGCTACGATTCTGCCGTTCCTGATGTCCGTCGGTATCTTCATTGCGGGCCTTGGCTTCATGTTCAGCCGCGATGAATTCAGCAGCAGCATGATGAGCTTCCTGTTCAATAACTATATTGTTACGGCGTTGGGGCTTCTTATTACCTTCGGATCGATGCTGATGCGGTCGCTGTTCGACGATCACGGCTGGCATATCGAACCCGAAGAGCTGGAAGGAGGGGAGCAGAGATGA
- a CDS encoding cytochrome (ubi)quinol oxidase subunit III — MTTAHAEAADGTLPHEPEKATLEGRNKVLAFWLFLGGEAVLFGTLFATFLALRNQTNEGPSAAELFHLPLVAAATFLLLVSSLTSVFAIQAMHRGNVAQLRNWLVVTVLLGLAFLILEIYEFSVYIRHEEFGMTTSAFSSAFYTLVGFHGAHVAFGILWISVLIGQLLYKGLTVVTAPKIYVSAMYWHFIDVVWVFIFTVVYLLGKVG, encoded by the coding sequence ATGACAACGGCACATGCTGAAGCAGCGGACGGTACACTCCCGCATGAACCTGAGAAAGCGACCCTGGAAGGACGCAATAAAGTGCTGGCCTTCTGGCTGTTCCTCGGAGGGGAAGCGGTGCTCTTCGGCACCCTGTTCGCTACCTTTCTGGCGCTGCGCAATCAGACGAATGAGGGACCCTCGGCGGCTGAGCTGTTCCATCTGCCGCTGGTTGCGGCAGCGACCTTCCTCCTCCTGGTCAGCAGTCTGACCAGTGTGTTCGCCATTCAGGCCATGCACCGGGGAAATGTGGCCCAGCTCCGGAACTGGCTGGTGGTGACTGTCCTGCTCGGCCTTGCATTCCTGATCCTGGAGATTTACGAGTTCAGTGTATATATCCGGCATGAGGAATTCGGGATGACGACGAGTGCGTTCAGCTCGGCCTTTTATACGCTGGTCGGGTTCCACGGTGCCCATGTTGCCTTCGGGATTCTGTGGATCTCCGTGCTGATCGGACAATTGCTGTATAAAGGCTTGACGGTGGTTACCGCACCGAAGATCTACGTGTCGGCGATGTATTGGCATTTCATTGATGTGGTGTGGGTCTTTATCTTCACAGTCGTATACCTGCTCGGAAAGGTGGGGTGA
- a CDS encoding cytochrome C oxidase subunit IV family protein produces MTTKQPSSDSAVKHRHRPEGPQRHIVVFVFSVVLTLIAFAAVAAGGVNATFAIILLLVMAVLQVFLQMGFWMHLKDKGHMLPIIFMLGGFFIAGTSIVMALYWVWWD; encoded by the coding sequence ATGACGACGAAGCAGCCTTCTTCAGATTCTGCGGTGAAGCACCGGCACCGTCCGGAAGGACCGCAGCGGCATATTGTGGTGTTTGTGTTCTCCGTGGTGCTAACGCTGATCGCTTTTGCCGCGGTGGCAGCCGGAGGGGTGAATGCTACCTTTGCGATTATCCTGCTACTGGTAATGGCTGTGCTGCAGGTGTTCCTGCAGATGGGCTTCTGGATGCATCTGAAGGACAAAGGGCATATGCTGCCGATTATCTTCATGCTGGGCGGCTTTTTTATCGCAGGCACCAGTATTGTAATGGCGCTCTATTGGGTATGGTGGGATTGA
- the ctaG gene encoding cytochrome c oxidase assembly factor CtaG, giving the protein MPGLQYFSFTELWSPLFLALLLLLTAGYFVLIGPLASRFEGSTAVPFWRRGLFLCGMLALYLAQGGPVSLLGHILFSFHMVSMALSYLVAVPLIMLGIPDWCWRALLRVNPLKGLAFLAKPVVAALLFNGLFSLYHIPAIHDYVMLHFTVHRLYYGVLFLTSALMWWNLINPLPEYRALSGLGQVGFIFLNMVLLTPACGLIIFASSPLYATYSDPGTWAKAMGYCVPQSPAALLQAFGGPGFFGSLSPKVDQQVGGIVMKFIQEFIFASMLAYVFYHWYKKENGQEDTDVSASPSALAEEV; this is encoded by the coding sequence ATACCGGGATTGCAATATTTCAGCTTCACAGAATTATGGAGTCCGCTGTTTCTGGCCCTGTTGCTCCTCCTGACTGCCGGATATTTTGTGCTGATCGGTCCGCTGGCCTCCCGTTTTGAGGGCAGTACTGCAGTCCCCTTCTGGCGGAGGGGGCTGTTCTTATGCGGAATGCTGGCCCTCTATCTGGCGCAGGGGGGACCGGTCAGTCTGCTGGGACATATCTTATTTTCCTTCCATATGGTTAGTATGGCCTTATCCTATCTGGTGGCGGTCCCGCTGATTATGCTCGGTATCCCCGACTGGTGCTGGCGTGCCCTGCTGCGGGTGAATCCGCTGAAGGGACTGGCTTTTCTCGCTAAGCCGGTGGTGGCGGCTCTGCTCTTCAATGGCCTGTTCTCGCTCTACCACATCCCCGCCATCCATGATTATGTCATGCTGCATTTCACCGTTCACCGACTGTATTATGGCGTTCTGTTCCTGACCTCGGCGCTGATGTGGTGGAATCTGATCAACCCCTTGCCGGAATACCGGGCGCTTAGCGGTCTGGGGCAGGTGGGCTTCATCTTTCTGAACATGGTGCTGCTGACACCGGCCTGCGGGCTGATTATTTTTGCCAGTTCCCCTCTGTATGCAACGTATAGCGACCCGGGCACCTGGGCGAAAGCGATGGGCTACTGTGTTCCGCAGAGTCCGGCTGCATTACTGCAGGCTTTTGGCGGTCCCGGCTTCTTCGGATCTCTCTCCCCCAAGGTAGATCAGCAGGTCGGCGGCATCGTGATGAAGTTCATTCAGGAATTTATTTTCGCCTCGATGCTTGCTTATGTGTTCTATCATTGGTATAAAAAAGAGAACGGACAAGAGGACACGGATGTGTCCGCGTCACCCTCTGCCCTGGCGGAGGAGGTCTGA
- a CDS encoding DUF420 domain-containing protein yields the protein MDIFTLFPTISTSFIVISAVLVAIGWRQIIQGKREAHKKTMIAAAVAAILFFLVYSSRTVFVGNTSWGGPDELTTIYHVFLIFHIVLATVAAVFGITTLTLGFKAKYAKHRKWGRVTAVIWFITAITGVAVYVLLYIFYPGGHTKPVWEIILGA from the coding sequence ATGGATATTTTCACATTGTTTCCTACGATCAGTACATCGTTCATCGTCATAAGCGCGGTGCTGGTGGCAATCGGCTGGAGACAGATCATTCAAGGCAAACGCGAAGCGCACAAGAAGACAATGATTGCGGCTGCGGTGGCAGCGATTCTGTTCTTCCTGGTGTACTCGTCAAGAACGGTGTTCGTAGGCAATACCTCCTGGGGCGGGCCGGATGAGCTGACGACGATCTACCATGTCTTCCTGATCTTCCACATTGTGCTGGCTACCGTCGCTGCCGTATTCGGCATCACAACGCTGACGCTCGGCTTCAAGGCCAAGTATGCCAAGCACCGCAAGTGGGGCAGAGTGACCGCCGTCATCTGGTTCATCACCGCCATCACGGGAGTCGCTGTCTACGTCCTGCTGTATATCTTCTATCCGGGCGGCCACACGAAGCCGGTCTGGGAAATCATCCTGGGCGCTTAA
- a CDS encoding helix-turn-helix domain-containing protein has protein sequence MYMFNVTEKERALSEALSISEVFKTHLHENETQMSLFIKALANYIERNSIHNPSEVLQAVNSHLVHGNSDQALQRVLIHMVTVGIEAEVLSTKVYTTGDVARFFGVSIATIHNWIALGRFDGVEKGERYKQIRFPENAIYTSPTGMKSAITEVAKRYEAEQNRLGRNKEMTAAEEMAEILNAVVHFEKRYGGTFEETLGKKTDLAPEQSRDAVQWSSLLYSIERKWD, from the coding sequence ATGTATATGTTTAATGTAACAGAAAAGGAAAGAGCATTGTCGGAAGCATTGTCAATCTCCGAAGTATTCAAGACACATCTTCACGAGAATGAAACACAGATGTCATTGTTTATTAAGGCTTTGGCCAATTACATTGAACGGAACTCCATTCATAATCCTTCAGAAGTGCTTCAGGCCGTGAATAGTCATTTGGTTCATGGTAATTCTGATCAGGCTCTGCAACGAGTGCTAATCCACATGGTTACTGTAGGGATAGAGGCTGAAGTGTTAAGCACTAAAGTCTACACAACAGGAGATGTCGCCCGATTCTTCGGGGTAAGTATTGCTACGATCCATAATTGGATTGCACTTGGGCGATTTGACGGTGTTGAAAAAGGAGAGCGTTACAAACAAATAAGGTTTCCTGAGAATGCAATATACACTTCTCCTACTGGAATGAAGTCAGCTATAACAGAAGTTGCGAAACGTTATGAAGCAGAGCAAAACCGTTTAGGCAGAAATAAAGAAATGACAGCAGCTGAGGAAATGGCTGAAATACTTAATGCTGTCGTTCATTTTGAAAAAAGATATGGCGGAACATTCGAAGAGACACTGGGCAAAAAAACTGATTTGGCCCCAGAACAATCTCGGGACGCAGTACAATGGTCCAGTCTGCTGTACTCCATTGAAAGGAAATGGGACTGA
- a CDS encoding MBL fold metallo-hydrolase, whose protein sequence is MEDSWFTVTAIDNSTFAISEYGHWEQVHSFLLLGTYRAALIDTGLGIGNIRSITSQLTTLPIDVLTTHIHTDHIGSHGEFERILVHEEDQHWLIHGIQGLSLEQIRRNIGRDITRQTPEGFDPSTYTPFQGEPAGLLHDGDTLDLGGGRMITVYHTPGHSPGHLCFFDNQRGFLFSGDLLYDTMPVYAFYPSTNPADLTRSLIRISEISGVLKVYGSHYTLGLEPEILQEAKRAALYLQEQGLDHFGTGIHRFKGFSVQF, encoded by the coding sequence ATGGAGGATTCTTGGTTCACGGTTACAGCAATCGATAATTCAACCTTCGCCATCAGCGAATATGGTCATTGGGAACAGGTGCATTCCTTTCTGTTACTGGGAACATACCGAGCTGCACTGATCGACACAGGACTTGGCATAGGGAATATCCGCAGCATCACCAGCCAGTTGACCACTCTGCCCATAGATGTTCTTACTACCCATATTCATACAGATCATATTGGCAGCCATGGAGAATTCGAGCGGATTTTGGTGCATGAAGAGGATCAGCACTGGCTGATCCACGGTATTCAGGGCTTGTCCCTGGAACAGATTAGGCGGAATATCGGCCGGGATATCACACGCCAGACACCTGAGGGGTTCGATCCCTCTACCTACACACCTTTTCAAGGGGAACCGGCAGGATTGCTGCATGACGGAGATACGCTTGACCTGGGCGGCGGACGGATGATCACGGTATATCATACGCCAGGGCATTCACCAGGCCATCTATGCTTCTTTGACAATCAGCGGGGGTTCCTGTTCAGTGGCGATCTGCTCTATGACACCATGCCCGTCTATGCCTTCTACCCTTCCACGAATCCCGCTGATCTGACACGCTCCCTGATACGCATTTCAGAGATTAGCGGCGTCCTCAAAGTATACGGCTCTCATTATACGCTTGGACTTGAACCTGAGATTCTTCAAGAAGCGAAGCGTGCGGCACTGTATCTGCAAGAGCAAGGGCTTGATCATTTTGGAACAGGCATCCACCGATTCAAAGGTTTTAGTGTACAGTTCTGA
- a CDS encoding methyl-accepting chemotaxis protein gives MKWFYNLKTSVKLISSFLTVAVILSFVGLYGLSNLGSINNSLDDMYVNNLVPVSSLQSSQNSFSVMRVIVRDLYIKKTPEERQQRVDDYKKEKQNVLDNIAAFRKTKLSAESVQAIAPFEAAWNEYLLTYDSLVSLSLTGQDEKLLEMLRGSTLNNQGDSLKNILNELILTNTKEADQARQNGAALYSSSRNITLGIIVGAVILCILLGYIISRIISNPLAKVVNVLSKVADGDLRSQSDIDTKDEIGSLAAKVNEMVSNLRRTVSSILLHSQSLSAAAEEISASTQEVASGSTTTADDAGTISELFKELSSAIHSVAQNTEQASMISDETVTIAENGNSIIQESMESMQAVSGQMAKLEEDSQKVGEIIDVIEDIADQTNLLALNAAIEAARAGEQGRGFAVVADEVRKLAERSGEATKQITSIIKGMQVNTRYSVSAVQESAELSQKTGVSFHQIVTMVNNAGQKISEIAAASEEQAAQSTNVLAAVESISATTQQSAASSEETASSAQSLASLAEELQSTVSSFRL, from the coding sequence ATGAAATGGTTCTATAATCTAAAAACAAGCGTGAAATTAATCTCGTCCTTCCTGACCGTCGCTGTCATTCTTTCCTTCGTGGGCCTCTACGGACTGAGCAACCTCGGCTCTATTAATAACAGTCTGGACGATATGTATGTGAACAATCTGGTTCCCGTCTCCTCCCTGCAGAGCTCACAGAACAGCTTCTCCGTCATGCGCGTTATCGTCAGGGATCTGTACATTAAGAAGACCCCTGAGGAACGCCAGCAGCGGGTGGATGATTATAAAAAAGAGAAGCAGAACGTTCTCGATAACATCGCAGCCTTCCGCAAAACCAAGCTGAGCGCCGAATCGGTTCAAGCCATTGCCCCTTTTGAAGCGGCATGGAATGAATATCTGCTAACCTATGATTCTCTTGTGAGCCTCTCCCTGACCGGACAAGACGAGAAGCTGCTGGAAATGTTGCGCGGCAGCACACTTAACAACCAAGGCGATTCCTTGAAGAATATTCTGAACGAGCTGATTCTCACCAACACCAAGGAAGCGGATCAGGCCCGGCAGAATGGAGCCGCACTCTATAGCTCTTCGCGCAATATTACCCTTGGCATCATTGTTGGTGCGGTAATTCTGTGCATCCTGCTAGGGTATATCATCTCCCGGATTATTTCTAATCCGCTGGCGAAGGTTGTCAACGTTCTCTCGAAGGTGGCTGACGGCGACCTGCGCAGCCAATCCGATATTGACACCAAAGATGAAATCGGCAGCCTGGCTGCCAAGGTGAACGAAATGGTCAGCAACCTCCGCCGGACGGTGAGCTCCATCCTGCTGCATTCCCAGAGCCTGTCCGCCGCCGCCGAGGAGATCTCCGCCAGTACGCAAGAGGTGGCAAGCGGCAGCACGACCACAGCGGATGATGCCGGGACCATCAGCGAGTTATTCAAAGAGCTGTCCAGCGCGATCCACTCCGTAGCCCAGAATACCGAGCAGGCCTCGATGATCTCCGATGAGACGGTAACCATTGCCGAGAACGGGAACAGCATCATTCAGGAGTCAATGGAGAGTATGCAGGCTGTCAGCGGGCAGATGGCTAAGCTTGAGGAGGACTCGCAGAAGGTCGGCGAGATTATCGATGTCATCGAGGATATTGCAGATCAGACCAACCTGCTTGCTCTGAATGCCGCCATTGAAGCCGCAAGAGCGGGGGAACAGGGCCGGGGCTTCGCGGTGGTGGCCGATGAGGTACGCAAGCTGGCCGAACGCAGCGGCGAGGCCACCAAGCAGATCACCAGCATCATCAAGGGGATGCAGGTGAATACACGCTACAGCGTAAGCGCTGTGCAGGAGAGTGCGGAGCTGTCGCAGAAGACCGGCGTTTCTTTTCATCAGATCGTGACGATGGTCAACAACGCCGGCCAGAAAATATCCGAAATCGCCGCCGCCAGCGAAGAACAAGCCGCCCAGTCCACCAACGTCCTCGCTGCCGTGGAGAGCATCTCCGCCACCACCCAGCAGTCCGCCGCCAGCAGCGAAGAGACCGCCTCTTCCGCCCAGTCCCTGGCCAGCCTGGCTGAGGAGCTGCAGAGCACGGTGTCTTCGTTCCGGTTGTAG